In Hypanus sabinus isolate sHypSab1 chromosome 17, sHypSab1.hap1, whole genome shotgun sequence, the following proteins share a genomic window:
- the LOC132407111 gene encoding uncharacterized protein LOC132407111, with protein MEPAHLHKTLPPGKKSIIRDTTTQGLLSSCCCRQEGGTGASGLSPPGSGTVITPQPSGRRYRSLRTHTTRFRNSYYPSTIRKVQEPQDPHHQVQEQLLPLNHQEGGTGASGLSPPGSGTVITPQPSGKYRSLRTLTTRFRNSYYPSTIRKVQEPQDSHHQVQEQLLPLNHQEGGTGASGLSPPGSGTVITPQPSGKYRSLRTLTTRFRNSYYPSTIRKVQEPQDSHHQVQEQLLPLNHQEGTGASGLSPPGSGTVITPQPSGRYRSLRTHTTRFRNSYYPSTIRKVQEPQDPHHQVQEQLLPLNHQEGGTGASGLSPPGSGTVITPQPSGRKYRSLRSHTTRFRDSYYPTTIRKEVQEPQGSHHQVQEQLLPLNHQEGTGASGLSPPGSGTVITPQPSGRYRSLRTLTTRFRNSYYPSTIRKKVQEPQVPHHQVQGQLLPHNHQEGGTGASGLSPPGSGTVITPQPSGC; from the exons ATGGAGCCTG cacatctacacaaaacactGCCACCGGGAAAgaaatccatcatcagggacaccaccACCCAGGgcctgctctcttcttgctgctgccgtcaggaaggag gtacaggagcctcaggactctcaccaccaggttcaggaacagttattacccctcaaccatcaggaaggaggtacaggagcctcaggacccacaccaccaggttcaggaacagttattacccctcaaccatcaggaaggtacaggagcctcaggacccacaccaccaggttcaggaacagttattacccctcaaccatcaggaaggaggtacaggagcctcaggactctcaccaccaggttcaggaacagttattacccctcaaccatcaggaaagtacaggagcctcaggactctcaccaccaggttcaggaacagttattacccctcaaccatcaggaaggtacaggagcctcaggactctcaccaccaggttcaggaacagttattacccctcaaccatcaggaaggaggtacaggagcctcaggactctcaccaccaggttcaggaacagttattacccctcaaccatcaggaaagtacaggagcctcaggactctcaccaccaggttcaggaacagttattacccctcaaccatcaggaaggtacaggagcctcaggactctcaccaccaggttcaggaacagttattacccctcaaccatcaggaaggtacaggagcctcaggactctcaccaccaggttcaggaacagttattacccctcaaccatcaggaaggtacaggagcctcaggacccacaccaccaggttcaggaacagttattacccctcaaccatcaggaaggtacaggagcctcaggacccacaccaccaggttcaggaacagttattacccctcaaccatcaggaaggaggtacaggagcctcaggactctcaccaccaggttcaggaacagttattacccctcaaccatcaggaagaaagtacaggagcctcaggtcccacaccaccaggttcagggacagttattaccccacaaccatcaggaaggaggtacaggagcctcagggctctcaccaccaggttcaggaacagttattacccctcaaccatcaggaaggtacaggagcctcaggactctcaccaccaggttcaggaacagttattacccctcaaccatcaggaaggtacaggagcctcaggactctcaccaccaggttcaggaacagttattacccctcaaccatcaggaagaaagtacaggagcctcaggtcccacaccaccaggttcagggacagttattaccccacaaccatcaggaaggaggtacaggagcctcaggactctcaccaccaggttcaggaacagttattacccctcaaccatcaggctgttaa